In Yarrowia lipolytica chromosome 1F, complete sequence, a genomic segment contains:
- a CDS encoding uncharacterized protein (Compare to YALI0F19052g, similar to Saccharomyces cerevisiae HSD1 (YOR311C); ancestral locus Anc_8.788, similar to uniprot|Q12382 Saccharomyces cerevisiae ORF YOR311C) has translation MSAASTGASATKSAPVSRTAQGTQSTPASLKSETKTTETNSNTTDTNGEDLLAFWHNGRFGAFFKKHEIPRKFLHTSIGFITLWLYTQGINLNQVTPVLVVMALFIGTFDFLRLRNKALNKAYCKVMGALMRESEINGVNGTIWYLLGLILVFSFASKDVALMAVLLLSWADTAASSVGRAYGYLTPKYKNKSLAGFMGAFIASEIACLFLYGIIIPKYGAEVDTPGQITWSKQSSRLTLGVLTAMSGLVGAVSESIDVFGIDDNFTIPVLSALFLTGLLDIFKK, from the coding sequence ATGTCTGCTGCATCTACTGGAGCTAGCGCCACCAAGAGTGCGCCTGTTAGCAGAACCGCCCAGGGCACTCAGTCTACACCTGCTTCTCTCAAGAGCGAAACCAAGACTACCGAAACCAATTCTAACACCACCGACACCAACGGCGAAGACCTGTTGGCGTTCTGGCATAATGGCCGGTTTGGCGCCTTCTTCAAGAAACACGAAATCCCCAGAAAGTTCCTCCACACCTCCATCGGCTTCATCACCCTATGGCTGTACACCCAAGGCATCAACCTGAACCAGGTCACTCCCGTTCTCGTGGTGATGGCATTGTTCATCGGCACCTTTGACTTCCTGCGTCTCAGAAACAAGGCCCTCAACAAGGCCTACTGCAAAGTCATGGGAGCTCTGATGCGAGAGTCCGAGATTAACGGCGTTAACGGAACCATCTGGTACCTGCTTGGCCTCATTCTGGTCTTCTCGTTCGCCTCTAAGGATGTTGCTCTTATGGCTGTTCTTCTGCTCTCCTGGGCTGATACCGCAGCCTCTTCCGTCGGCCGGGCTTATGGATACCTCACtcccaagtacaagaacaagtcgCTGGCTGGTTTTATGGGCGCCTTCATTGCCTCTGAGATCGCATGTCTCTTTCTATACGGCATCATCATCCCCAAGTACGGCGCTGAAGTCGACACGCCCGGCCAGATCACCTGGTCCAAGCAGTCTTCTCGACTTACTCTGGGAGTCTTGACAGCCATGTCTGGTCTCGTCGGAGCCGTTTCCGAGTCCATTGATGTGTTCGGAATCGACGACAACTTCACCATTCCCGTCCTCTCGGCGCTCTTCCTTACTGGTCTGCTGGACATCTTCAAGAAGTAA
- a CDS encoding uncharacterized protein (Compare to YALI0F19074g, similar to Saccharomyces cerevisiae SEC26 (YDR238C); ancestral locus Anc_8.462, similar to uniprot|P41810 Saccharomyces cerevisiae YDR238c SEC26 coatomer complex beta chain of secretory pathway vesicles): MSDSAQYTLVYEPSTEKLSVRDFQNLLEKGRDEDKVDAMRQILVAMLNGDPMPQLLMQIIRFVMPSKNKQLKKLLHFYWEICPKLQPDGKLKQEMILVCNAIRNDLQHPNEYIRGETLRFLCKLKEPELLESLIPSVRSNMEHRHSYVRKNAVFAIASIREISETLVPDCDELISTFLDAETDATCKRNAFVSLANINRDWAFAYLQKQLPSIGSLDELIQLAFVQFIRRDAIVTPELKQSYIAIVLEMLEASSPAVTYEAAMALTALTSNPTALRAAAQELVDLAIHESDNNVKLIVLDRVDTLHRRNPGILNELSMSILLILSSADLDVRSKAIDIALDMVSSTNIDEVIKLFKKELQATVSQEYERNAEYRQVLIRAIHNCSIKFPQVAAQVADLLLDFVADFNSSSANDVIIFVREVVERFPNLRSTIVRRLLTTLSSVRRATVYRSALWVIGEYCLEEADIQEAWQHIRNSLGEVPIVASERRKRDGETNGAEEEPDVGETATHKPSRKVLADGTYATESALTTTVKAEVDEFEGQPLRSIILKDGNYFVAGVLGSTLAKLVFRYAAITKKPARVNALKAEAMLFLTSILRAGQSEFSAVSIDEDSTDRILSCIRAISQGDREPAVVEAYREDTKEAFRALVGKLDKERADKKAADKRNNAVQVDDSLSFRQLVKTDGDDEEPEALDTIDTTVVSTKPLSSLAKVQPLTGFSDPIYAEAVINVHQFDIILDILLVNQTKDTLRNLTVEFSVLGDLKVVDQPQSLNLGPHGFASLQTTIKVSSADASVIFGNIVYDGQSSLDNKVVILNDLHVDIMDYIKPSTCSETEFRSMWSEFEWENKVNLMAKGLTLQKYIRYFVENTNMKCLTPGAIKEDATDLEDDCGFLSANLYSISSFGEEALANISIEINDNLEISGHVRIRSKGQGLALSLGDRVADIQKQLVLKSLA, encoded by the exons ATGTCTGATTCAGCTCAGTACACGTTGGTCTACGAG CCCTCGACTGAGAAGCTCTCGGTCCGAGACTTCCAGAACCTGCTTGAGAAGGGACGGGATGAAGACAAGGTCGATGCCATGCGGCAAATCCTGGTCGCCATGCTCAACGGCGACCCCATGCCCCAGCTTCTGATGCAAATCATCCGATTCGTCATGCCCTCGAAGaacaagcagctcaagaagctgctgcacTTTTACTGGGAGATCTGCCCCAAGCTCCAGCCCGATGGAAAGCTCAAACAGGAGATGATTCTCGTGTGTAACGCCATCCGAAACGACCTGCAGCACCCCAACGAGTACATTCGAGGAGAGACCCTGCGATTCCTGtgcaagctcaaggagcccgagctgctggagtctTTGATTCCCTCTGTGCGATCCAACATGGAGCACCGACACTCCTACGTGCGAAAGAACGCCGTTTTCGCCATCGCCTCCATTCGAGAGATCTCCGAGACCCTTGTCCCCGACTGCGACGAGCTGATCTCCACCTTCCTGGACGCTGAGACCGACGCCACATGTAAGCGAAACgcgtttgtgtcgcttGCCAACATCAACCGAGACTGGGCGTTTGCCTACCTGCAGAAACAGCTGCCCTCCATCGGTTCCCTCGACGAGCTCATCCAGCTGGCGTTTGTCCAATTCATTCGACGAGACGCCATTGTCACTCCCGAGCTGAAGCAGTCCTACATTGCCATCGTACTTGAGATGCTCGAGGCCTCGTCTCCCGCCGTCACTTACGAGGCTGCCATGGCCCTGACTGCCCTCACCTCTAACCCCACTGCTCTGCGAGCTGCCGCccaggagctggtggaTCTCGCCATCCACGAGTCTGACAACAACGTCAAGCTCATTGTTCTGGACCGAGTTGATACCCTGCATCGACGAAACCCAGGAATTCTCAACGAGCTGTCCATGTCCATTCTGCTGATTCTGTCGTCTGCCGATCTGGATGTGCGATCCAAGGCCATCGACATTGCCCTAGACATGGTGTCCTCTACAAACATTGACGAGGTTATTAAGCtcttcaagaaggagctccaGGCCACCGTCTCCCAGGAGTACGAGCGAAACGCCGAGTACAGACAGGTTCTTATCCGAGCCATCCACAACTGCTCCATCAAGTTCCCCCAGGTGGCTGCCCAGGTTGCTGATCTGCTGCTAGACTTTGTGGCCGACTTCAACTCCTCTTCTGCCAACGATGTCATCATCTTTGTACGAGAGGTTGTCGAGCGGTTCCCCAACCTACGATCTACTATCGTCCGACGACTGTTGACCACTCTGTCTTCTGTTCGACGAGCCACTGTCTACCGATCTGCTCTCTGGGTCATTGGAGAGTACTGTCTCGAGGAAGCAGACATCCAGGAGGCATGGCAGCACATTCGAAATTCTCTTGGAGAGGTTCCCATTGTTGCTTCTGAGCGACGAAAGAGAGACGGTGAGACCAATGgtgccgaggaggagcccgaTGTTGGCGAGACTGCCACCCACAAGCCTTCCCGAAAGGTTCTTGCTGACGGTACTTACGCCACCGAATCTGCCCTGACCACCACTGTCAAGGCCGAGGttgacgagtttgagggCCAACCTCTGCGGTCTATCATCCTCAAGGATGGCAACTACTTTGTTGCCGGCGTTCTTGGATCCACTCTCGCCAAGTTGGTGTTCCGATACGCTGCCATCACCAAAAAGCCTGCTCGGGTCaacgctctcaaggccgaggccatGCTGTTCCTGACCTCTATTCTGCGAGCTGGCCAGTCCGAGTTTTCTGCTGTTTCTATCGACGAGGACTCTACTGACAGAATCCTGTCTTGTATTCGAGCGATCTCTCAGGGCGACCGAGAGCCTGCCGTTGTGGAGGCCTACAGAGAAGACACGAAGGAGGCCTTCCGAGCCCTTGTTGGCAAGCTCGATAAGGAGCGtgccgacaagaaggctgctgaCAAGCGAAACAACGCCGTTCAAGTCGATGACTCCCTATCTTTTCGACAGCTTGTCAAGACTGATggtgacgacgaggagcccGAGGCTCTTGATACTATCGACACCACTGTTGTTTCTACCAAGCCTCTTTCCTCTCTTGCCAAGGTCCAGCCCCTCACTGGATTCTCCGACCCTATCTACGCTGAGGCCGTCATCAACGTGCACCAGTTTGACATCATTCTCGACATTCTGCTTGTTAACCAGACCAAGGACACCCTCCGGAACCTCACAGTGGAGTTCTCTGTGCTTGGTGACCTCAAGGTTGTTGACCAGCCTCAGAGTCTCAACCTCGGTCCCCATGGATTTGCCTCTCTACAGACCACCATCAAGGTGTCTTCTGCTGATGCGTCTGTCATTTTCGGTAACATTGTCTACGACGGTCAGTCTTCTCTGGACAACAAGGTTGTTATTCTCAACGATCTGCATGTTGATATTATGGACTACATCAAGCCTTCCACCTGCTCCGAGACTGAGTTCCGAAGCATGTGGAGCGAGTTTGAATGGGAGAACAAGGTCAACCTCATGGCAAAGGGTCTTACTCTTCAGAAGTACATTCGGTACTTTGTTGAGAACACTAACATGAAGTGTCTCACTCCTGgtgccatcaaggaggatgCTACTGATCTTGAGGACGACTGCGGCTTCCTTTCTGCTAACCTGTACTCTATCAGTTCGTTTGGTGAGGAGGCTCTTGCAAACATCTCGATTGAGATCAACGACAACCTGGAGATTTCTGGACACGTCCGAATTCGGTCCAAGGGTCAGGGTCTGGCTCTGTCGCTGGGTGATCGGGTTGCCGACATTCAGAAGCAGCTCGTGTTGAAGAGCCTGGCATAA